From the Anaerobacillus alkaliphilus genome, the window ACTGAGTCTGAGGTTTTACCTGAACCAACTCCGGGACCAGTAGTAAATACTCCTCAAGTTTCACCAGTAGTTGGTGGCAAGATTGTAGTTGGTTCTAATAATCTGGTAGTTGAGAAGAATGGTAACAAAACAACTGTAACTGTTAACGGTCCAGCTTTAGTTCAAGCTGCAGCATCATCAGAGAAGGTTTCTACGTTAGTGGTAAATATAGAACAAAAATTGAACGAAGAAGTAGTGGTTGTTTTTGAAGGGAATACGATCAGTGATTTGCTAAAAACAAATCCAGAATTAAAGCTAGAAGTACAATCACAAATAGCGTCTTACATATTACCTTTAGCAGAAGTAAATATGGACGCTTTAAAATCTCAACTTGCTGTTGATGGGAATGCGGTGAAACTTACAATTGAAATGGAAGTTGAAAAAGCTGAACCTATTAAATCTGCTGTTTCCAATGTGGTAGAGTATAAGGTTCTTGCATCTGCTGGAGAGACAACTGTTGAACTTAACAAATTTGCTTCGTATGTAGAGCGTTCAATTGTTGGTGACTCAGATTTCAACGAAAAAAATTCCATCGCAGTTCGCGTAAATACAGATGGAACCTATACGCCAGTCCCAACTACATTCAGTGGGAACGTAGCTATTTTTAGAAGTAAGACAAACAGTCAATACGTTGTCGTAGAGAACGTAGTTTCATTCTCAGATGTAACAAAAGGATGGGCAAAGGCTGATATCGAGACTTTGGCTTCTAAACAAATCATTAAAGGATTTACTAATGGTACATTTAAGCCAAATGAGCATGTGACGAGAATTCAATTAGCTGCACTATTGGTACGTGCTCTTGGATTAGAAGCTAGTAGTACGAGCTACAATGGACAGTTTAAAGATGTTCAAGGTAATGAGTGGTTCGCGGGAGAATTAATGGCTGCGCATGAAGCAGGACTTGTTTTAGGGACACATGAAGGTAACTTCCTTCCAAACAAAGTCGTGACACGTGAAGAAGCTGCTACTATGGTCACTCGTGCGATTAATTTTGTTAACAATCAAAAGGTCACAGCACCTACTTCGGTTACTAGCTTTAAGGACGCTCAGCAAATTGCGCCTTGGGCAAGTGAGAGTGTTGTGAGATTAGCTGAACTACAAATTGTTGTTGGATATAAGGATGGCACGTTTAAACCAAAAGCTACACTATCAAGAGCTGAAGCAGCAACGGTTATTCAACGTTTATTGAAAGAACTCTGGTAGATGGCAGCATGAAACAACCAACAAAGGTGAACTTTGTTGGTTGTTTTTTTCGGTTAAAAACTGCGCGAGTATGAGAAAAACAAGTTTTCCCCGTGGGTCCTCTTGAACCACCATTGAGAGGACACCAGTTCCGTTATTTTTGCCAAAATGGCCGTTTTTAGAAATTAGCGGACACAGAGGCGCTTATTTTGTGGATTTCGGCTGTTTTTGACCCAGAAAAAGGTGGAACGTATGTCCGGAGCGACCGAGCAAGGTTGCGTAATTTAGCAGGTGGAACTCCTGCTTGGTAAGACTCTAACCAAGTCGCCAATAGCGAGTCTTGGACTCACGGGGGTAACCGACGTGGGTTAAGCGTAGACAGCCAGGTAGTAGGCCTGAAAGTGATTGAGCCCCGAAATTAGTTCAAATTTAGAGAGGCCGACAGTGTCGGACAACTGGAAGGCAATATCTTATGTTACCGATATGGTGAGGAACATAAAACTCTCTCGGGGTCGAAGAGCCAGGCATGCTTCACAATGATTACGTGGCAACTCGGGATATCCTATATGTTCTTTCTTCACTTGAAGAGAGTATGGTTGAACAAGCGATACAAAGTAAGGAAACCAAATGACTATAGGAAGTCGGATGACTGTATAGTACCAATGAATGCGGGTAACTCTGCACGAGGAAAGACAGTCACCTGAACATTACCCTAACAAGGGACACATTTACTACACTCGGAGGTAGAAGTAGAATGGAAACAAAACTTATTAGGATAGCAGAATTAGCTAAGGAAGATCCACAATTAAAATTCACCTCTTTAGCACACCTTTTAGATCACGAATTTCTGAAAAGCTGCCATCAAGAACTACCAAGTAATAAAGCCACAGGAACTAACGGTACAACGAAAGAAGATTACAGTGAGAAAGTGGATGAAAACCTAACAGATCTGATTACACGAATGAAAACGAAAAGCTACCAACCAGTTCCTGTTAGAAGGACTTATATCCCAAAAGAAAAGAACAAGAAGAGACCTTTAGGTATCCCAGAACATGAAGACAAAATTGTTCAGAAAGGGATGGCAAAGATCTTAAATACAATCTATGAAAGTGATTTTCTAGACTGTTCTTTTGGATTTCGCCCAAGTAGAAACTGTCATGATGCGCTAAAGATCTTAAATGTGTATATTGAGGAACGGAAAATTAGTTACATCGTAGATGTTGATATCAAAGGATTTTTTGATAACGTAGACCACCATTGGATGATGAAGTTTTTAGAACATCGTATTGCAGACCCAAGCTTCCTACGTATAATCGGTAGATTTCTTAAAGGTGGTTATATGGAACAAGGGAAATACTTTAAGACGGACAGAGGGACTCCTCAAGGGGGTATCATCTCGCCAATTCTCGCGAATATTTACTTACATTATGTACTCGATTTGTGGTTTGAAGTACATGTGAAGAAACATTGTAAAGGACAGGCTTACCTTGTTCGTTATGCCGATGATTGTGTGCTGGTTCCAATACAAGAATGAGGCGGAACAATTCTATGACGTGCTAAAACTACGTTTAGCCAAATTCAATTTAGAAATAGCAGAGAACAAAACGAAAATAATTCCTTTTGGGAGATTTGCGACTAGTAACTGTAAAGATAAAGGTATAAGCAAACCTCCAATATTCGATTTCTTGGGTTTTACGCACTATTGTGGCAAGAGCAAGCAAGGAAAGTTTAGAGTGAAACGTAAAACAAGCAAGAAAAAGATGCAGGCGAAACTAAAGGAAAGCAAAGAATGGTTTAAAACCAATCGACATCAGAATATGGTGGAGCTTATTGACCGACTCAGACGCTCTTTAAATGGATATTACAATTACTATTGTATTACTGATAACACAAACAATGTAGCTAAATTCGTAAGAGAAATTGTGAAACAGTTCTTTAAATGGATGAACCGCCGTAGTCAAAGGAAATCATTTACGTGGGAAAAGTTTCACCTACTACTCAGGAAATTCCCACTACCTAAACCTAAAGTTAAAGTTAACATTTATGATTTAAGAGATCACATTAGCTATATTTTGTGAATGATGTTTAGGAAGAGCCGTGTGCGTTAATTGCGCCCGCACGGATCTGTGAGGGGGTAGGGTCACAATCCTGAGAGGAGAGGACCCATCCTACTCGACTAAAAATTGAAAAAGGCCGTTTTTTCGAGAAATAACGGAACCTATGTCACTAGCGTTGCAAATAAGCTCACATAGGTAAGTAAGACAATAGATTAAATGAAACAGGGATATCACAATTGATATCCCTGTTTATTATAAATAAGTATATTTTTTCCAATTGGTTTCAACCTATAAAATAAAAAAACGGTGGAGGTTTTCTGTTCAACTCCCGTTATCCATATTTTGTAAGTTATCTTTTGAAATACTTTGCTGTTTTTGAACGTTTTTCTCCAACTGGCTTTACATATGCTACTCCACCATCGTTAAGTAACTCTGGACTTCGTGGTAGCTGGCTTTTTTTCCTTCCTTTTGAGGCTCGTTGCGGCTCTCTATGTAACACCTTCCAAAACGTGTCCCATGAACGTTCGCTGTAAATTCGAAGAAGTTCCAATACTCGCCAAGTGGATTTCTTGGTCTGCTCCATAATTTGAACATATAATGCGAGACAATAAGCCGTCATAGCGAAGAATATCTGGTTCCATATACCTTGCGGTTTAGTACTTTGGAGTTTAACTACACGAAGGTGTAGTTTTAACCATTTGAAAAATAATTCAATAACCCAACGGTTTCTATATAACTCAGCTACCTCATCTGCACTTAAATCCCAACGATTCGTCACAATTCTGTACAAACGACTTTCCTCATCTTTAAATCCTACTAATCGAACGAAATTCCTCATTTGAGTTTGTTTCGTACCCAAGACTACTCTAGCATCAATAATTACTTTTTCGCTGGCGGTATTGTAAATTTCCAGGATGTTTGCTTTATTCTGGTCATTGATGAGCATCGCAAAGGAAATACCCTTGTCTAACCACTCATCCATTTTTCCATAGTCAACATAACCTCGATCAAATAAATACGTCGCTTCTGGATCTGTCACCAGTTCCATAACCACTTCCCGTTCATCCACATTTCCGGTAGATGGAATGACTTTATCGGGAAAAGCTTCGTCTGGAGAGGCCACGACAAGCCTAGTATGAAATTTTACTTGATTTCGGTTCTGCGTGACATAAGCCCAATTTCCAAATGTAGGGCCCAAATGGATGCATGATCCGTCTATCACATGGAGCTTTCCTAATCTCGGGTGTCCTGTTTTAAATTCTGGCGTCATGAAGTTTCATAGCAGCCATTAAAAACAGGCCTTGAGCAAATGTGGAAGGTAGCGAGTTCATGCGACGTGAAATTTGTGAACCGCTAATCTCTGAAACACCAAACAATTTTTTCGAAGCTTTTCTAGCTCGAATTTGTTCCTCTATTTCAGCGTAAGATTTCCATTTCCCAAGTTGGCTAGCGACACATATCCTCATTAGATTAGGAGTAGTTAGTTTTTTTACTCCCCAGTCCAGAAAAGCAGATGAAAAAGAATCGAAAGGTAATAAAGATAAGCATTTACTTAATACGTTTTGGTTTGATATACTATCGTTATTAATGAAAAAATCTCCTTATTTTAGAAGTCACGAATAACGTGGGTTGAAGCTTCTAGAATAGGAGATTTTTTTTGTTTTGTACAGGAAATAAATATAAGTTAACTACTAAAGTCTCTCCTGTGGAAACATTTGCAATGCTAGTG encodes:
- a CDS encoding reverse transcriptase domain-containing protein; this encodes METKLIRIAELAKEDPQLKFTSLAHLLDHEFLKSCHQELPSNKATGTNGTTKEDYSEKVDENLTDLITRMKTKSYQPVPVRRTYIPKEKNKKRPLGIPEHEDKIVQKGMAKILNTIYESDFLDCSFGFRPSRNCHDALKILNVYIEERKISYIVDVDIKGFFDNVDHHWMMKFLEHRIADPSFLRIIGRFLKGGYMEQGKYFKTDRGTPQGGIISPILANIYLHYVLDLWFEVHVKKHCKGQAYLVRYADDCVLVPIQE
- a CDS encoding group II intron maturase-specific domain-containing protein gives rise to the protein MKRKTSKKKMQAKLKESKEWFKTNRHQNMVELIDRLRRSLNGYYNYYCITDNTNNVAKFVREIVKQFFKWMNRRSQRKSFTWEKFHLLLRKFPLPKPKVKVNIYDLRDHISYIL
- a CDS encoding IS4 family transposase; the protein is MIDGSCIHLGPTFGNWAYVTQNRNQVKFHTRLVVASPDEAFPDKVIPSTGNVDEREVVMELVTDPEATYLFDRGYVDYGKMDEWLDKGISFAMLINDQNKANILEIYNTASEKVIIDARVVLGTKQTQMRNFVRLVGFKDEESRLYRIVTNRWDLSADEVAELYRNRWVIELFFKWLKLHLRVVKLQSTKPQGIWNQIFFAMTAYCLALYVQIMEQTKKSTWRVLELLRIYSERSWDTFWKVLHREPQRASKGRKKSQLPRSPELLNDGGVAYVKPVGEKRSKTAKYFKR